One Patescibacteria group bacterium DNA window includes the following coding sequences:
- a CDS encoding HIT domain-containing protein has protein sequence MEDCIFCKIIKGEIPSYKIYEDEGVYVFLDINPWSQGHCLVMPKKHIRNILEADAETLSDIILAAQKISVLVKEKLGAAGINILQNNNRV, from the coding sequence ATGGAAGATTGTATTTTTTGTAAAATTATAAAAGGAGAAATTCCTTCGTATAAAATATATGAAGATGAAGGGGTTTATGTTTTCTTGGATATCAATCCTTGGAGCCAAGGGCATTGTCTTGTTATGCCCAAAAAACATATTCGCAATATTTTAGAGGCAGACGCAGAGACATTGAGTGATATTATCTTGGCTGCGCAGAAGATATCTGTTTTGGTTAAAGAAAAACTCGGAGCAGCAGGAATCAATATCTTGCAAAATAACAACCGAGTG